A segment of the candidate division TA06 bacterium genome:
AAGAATGACCATGTCATATTTGTCGGACGAGATTGCATGTTTCGCAAGTTCTAAGCCCTTTCTGGCGAGCATCTTATCCTCTTCAGACGGGTTATCTTTATCGACAAATGTTGCCAGGCCGGACTGAACTATCTTTAGGCCTGGGACTTTCACTTTCAATTCCCCGTAGTTTGTGTCTCCCTTCATGAACTGGATCATGTACACCTTGAATCCGTGACCAATCATCCGCAAAGCACAGCCAAGTGCAGCCGTGGTCTTGCCCTTCCCATC
Coding sequences within it:
- the cobO gene encoding cob(I)yrinic acid a,c-diamide adenosyltransferase, whose protein sequence is MTERTGTVQLYTGDGKGKTTAALGCALRMIGHGFKVYMIQFMKGDTNYGELKVKVPGLKIVQSGLATFVDKDNPSEEDKMLARKGLELAKHAISSDKYDMVILDEVNVAVEYDLVPLEELVRIIRARPNGVEIVLTGRYAHQKLIDLADMVSDIKEIKHHYRKGTQAREGIEY